The Polyangiaceae bacterium genome includes a region encoding these proteins:
- a CDS encoding AAA family ATPase, whose translation MRLIVDRDDFYFPPQDFDAASIMQTPPEPPAYTIPGMAIEPGPVTLLSALTNRGKSLLLTHVGLCVATGLPILGQLQTKKSKVLWIDGELGLKKYRDNYCRKVISGAPELLPEPGQFRALSYFGDDSIPDLGHPKDLERVAELMDGRQLCIIDCLRRFYTGDENASESADILIKLGGISARTGCAIILIHHHRKPGRNGGGDGEFAMRGSIAFADVADCVYRISRNKNEILTLHQDKSRASQRMKPLSYRMENAGRYLGDGVGYEGVRFVPVAQQSVVEEKGTAEIILDVLRSSPIPVAKTELVENAGRKAETTRQAIDELVKGGKIVEQKQGRTKLYSLPEDAAATGDVPTAA comes from the coding sequence ATGCGCTTGATCGTTGATCGAGACGATTTCTACTTCCCGCCGCAAGACTTCGATGCCGCTTCCATCATGCAGACCCCGCCCGAGCCCCCGGCCTACACCATCCCCGGCATGGCCATCGAGCCCGGCCCAGTGACGCTGCTCTCGGCGCTCACGAACCGAGGCAAGTCCCTGCTGCTCACGCACGTCGGGCTCTGCGTCGCGACCGGCCTGCCCATCCTCGGCCAGCTCCAGACCAAGAAGTCGAAGGTACTCTGGATCGACGGCGAGCTTGGGCTCAAGAAGTACCGAGACAACTACTGCCGCAAGGTCATTTCTGGCGCGCCCGAGCTTCTGCCCGAGCCAGGTCAATTCCGCGCCCTTTCCTACTTCGGCGACGACAGCATTCCCGACCTCGGACACCCCAAAGACCTTGAGCGCGTGGCTGAGCTGATGGACGGCCGACAGCTCTGCATTATCGACTGCCTGCGCCGTTTCTACACAGGCGACGAGAACGCGAGCGAGAGCGCCGACATCTTGATCAAGCTCGGCGGCATCAGCGCTCGAACCGGCTGCGCCATCATCCTTATCCACCATCATCGCAAGCCTGGAAGGAACGGCGGCGGCGATGGGGAGTTCGCCATGCGCGGTTCGATCGCATTCGCTGATGTGGCCGACTGCGTCTATCGCATCTCCCGCAACAAGAACGAGATCCTGACGCTGCACCAAGACAAGAGCCGAGCTTCGCAGCGGATGAAGCCCCTCTCCTATCGCATGGAAAACGCCGGCCGCTACTTGGGCGACGGGGTGGGCTACGAGGGCGTTCGGTTCGTGCCGGTGGCTCAGCAGAGCGTCGTCGAGGAGAAGGGCACCGCCGAGATCATTCTGGACGTGCTCCGCTCCTCCCCCATTCCAGTCGCCAAGACCGAGCTGGTCGAGAATGCGGGACGGAAGGCTGAGACCACTCGTCAGGCCATCGACGAGCTGGTGAAGGGCGGCAAGATCGTCGAGCAGAAGCAGGGTCGCACGAAGCTCTACAGCTTGCCGGAGGACGCCGCGGCAACGGGCGACGTGCCGACCGCCGCGTGA
- a CDS encoding GIY-YIG nuclease family protein, producing MALYIYSATNKINGKRYIGKTKFDPPTHRWNQHLAAAKKGPKDNKRFQPYFHRAIRKHGRDNFSFDIIHTFDDNEVDAWMQAEKDYIKKYRSNERDHGYNLTDGGDGVPGWKASPAVRRRMSERRKGKYVGNKNPFWGKRHSDRVRKLLSGKAAKRTGRRNPFHGRRHSKESRARMAENHHDKQCYLSVEQVEEARQLYATSEYTYAQLAERFDVTPYVAEKAICGLGAYAKVGRQLPRRENGWIKATRPTPRLLTDDEVAGFRRRHRNGEDLTTFAKERGVSINLISRAIRGCAPYDRVQVEPPIAASKISASLPEENVDEARQLYSTGKYTYENLAKKFQVSKSVVQNAIRGKGRYGKIGKPLHARFGKWAKNQRRAANAR from the coding sequence ATGGCACTCTACATCTACTCCGCAACCAACAAGATCAACGGCAAACGCTACATCGGGAAGACGAAGTTCGACCCGCCGACGCACAGGTGGAATCAGCACCTCGCGGCCGCGAAGAAAGGCCCGAAGGACAACAAGCGGTTCCAGCCGTACTTCCACCGCGCGATCCGAAAACATGGCCGCGACAACTTCTCCTTCGACATCATCCACACGTTCGACGACAACGAAGTCGATGCTTGGATGCAGGCCGAGAAGGACTACATCAAGAAGTACCGGAGCAACGAGCGAGACCATGGGTACAACCTGACCGATGGCGGTGATGGCGTGCCCGGCTGGAAGGCGAGCCCTGCTGTACGTCGTCGAATGAGCGAGCGCCGAAAGGGTAAGTACGTTGGCAACAAGAACCCCTTCTGGGGAAAGCGTCACTCGGATCGCGTTCGGAAGCTCCTTAGCGGGAAGGCCGCCAAGCGAACGGGCCGGCGCAACCCCTTCCACGGCCGGCGTCACTCCAAGGAGTCGCGGGCGAGGATGGCCGAGAACCACCACGACAAGCAGTGCTACCTCTCCGTTGAGCAAGTCGAGGAAGCGCGGCAACTGTACGCGACCAGCGAGTACACGTACGCCCAGCTCGCCGAGAGGTTTGACGTCACTCCCTACGTCGCAGAGAAAGCAATCTGCGGGCTCGGGGCGTACGCCAAGGTCGGGCGACAACTACCGCGCCGAGAAAACGGATGGATCAAAGCGACGCGGCCCACACCTCGGCTGCTCACCGATGACGAAGTTGCGGGCTTTCGTCGCCGCCATCGAAACGGCGAGGACTTGACGACGTTCGCCAAAGAGCGAGGCGTCAGCATCAACTTGATCTCCAGGGCAATCCGAGGGTGCGCTCCGTACGATCGTGTCCAAGTGGAGCCGCCGATTGCTGCGTCCAAGATCTCGGCATCATTGCCCGAGGAGAACGTGGACGAGGCGCGCCAGCTCTACTCCACGGGCAAGTACACGTACGAGAACCTCGCCAAGAAGTTCCAGGTGAGCAAGTCCGTTGTGCAGAACGCGATCAGGGGTAAAGGCCGGTACGGCAAGATCGGCAAGCCGCTTCACGCCAGGTTCGGCAAGTGGGCGAAGAACCAGCGGCGAGCGGCGAACGCGAGGTGA